Part of the Streptomyces sp. f51 genome is shown below.
ACCTCGGTTCGCGGTGGCTGGCCTGGGGCACGTACGCCGACGACTACTACCCGCTGTGCTTCGGCAACCACCGTGACCTGGCCGCCGCCAGGCTCGCCACCGCGCGCCTGTCCGCCTGCATGCCCGAGGAGGGCGAGGAGCCGCCCGTCCCGGTCAACGGCATGGAACGCGGACTGATCGACCTGTGGCGGCGCACGACCGCGGACATGGCCCCGGAGGCCAGGAACACCCTGCGCGCCTCGGTGGACGTGATGACGGAGAGCTGGCTGTGGGAGCTGTCCAACCGGATCCAGGGCCGCATCCCCGACCCGGTGGACTATCTGGAGATGCGCCGGGCCACCTTCGGCTCCGAGCTCACCATGAGCCTGTCCCGCCTCGGACACGGCCGGACGGTCCCCCCGGAGGTCTACCGCAGCGGCCCGGTCCGGTCGCTGGAGAACGCGGCCATGGACTACGCGATGCTCCTGAACGACGTCTTCTCGTACCAGAAGGAGATCGAGTACGAGGGAGAGATCCACAACGGCATCCTCGTCGTACGGAACTTCTTCGGCTGCGACTACCCGACCGCGCTCGGCATCGTCCATGATCTGATGACCCGGCGCATGGAGCAGTTCCAGCATGTCGTCGCACACGAACTGCCGCTCCTCTACGAGGACTTCAAGCTCTCGGAGGAAGCGCGCGAGGTGATGCGGGGCTATGTCGCCGAGCTGGAGAACTGGCTGGCGGGAGTCCTGAGATGGCATCAGGACTGCCACCGGTACGGCGCGGCCGACCTGGCCAGGCGCGCCCACGGCTTCGTGCCGGACCAGGTGCCGGCGCCGCCCCTGGCCCTTCGGGCGGAGCCCGTGTCGCTCTGACGGACCGGACCGGACCGGTCCGGGCGGAGACAGGTCCCTCGCGCGGATCGTTTCCGGGACGGGGCCCGTCCAGTCTCACTCGTTCGGGGATCGTCGCGCGCCGGAGCGAGGGGTAGGGCAGGAGCCGAAGGCGGTCCGTGGAACATCTGCCGGAGGCGACTCATGGAACAGGCCGCGTTGCGACCCAAACCGATGCCGGGCCGGGATCCGGGCGGCGGCGCCCGGTCCTCCCGTGGCGCCCGGCGCCCGCGCGAGGAGCGGCGTCGTGGCAGGCGCCTGGTCACCCTGTCGGCCGGGGTGTTCGCCGGGGCGGTGCTGGTCCTGTCCGGTGTGGGGATCGGCGCGGTGGGCGCGACCGTGGTCGGCGCGGGCGGACTGGCGGAACTCCGGGAGCGGGCCGGCGCGATCGGCGCGGCCGTCGGTGCGGCCGGGCCGGCCCGGGAGCCCTCCGCCGGGGCCGCGGCGCCGGGGCCGGGAGCCGACGGCGCACACCTGGCGGCCGGTTCGGGAGCGCCGACGTCCGCCGGTTCGCCGGCTCCGGGGCCCGGCGGCACAGGGGTGTCGCCGCCCACCGGGTCCGAGCGGGAGCCCGTACGGGGCACCCTGGGCGTCGAGGCCGTCGACGCCCCCGCCGGCCCGGGCGCGCTCATCGTCGGGGTGCACGTCCCCGGCCCCGGCTGCACCGCGGGCCTCGTGCGCGGCGACGTCCTGCTCGCCCTCGACGGGACCCGGATCACCTCGGCCGCCGACCTCGCGCGCGCCGTGGCGGACGCGGCACCGGGCCGTGAGGTCACCCTGCGGGTGCGCCACGCGAACGGCGGCCGTGGGCGCCTGACAGCGGTGCCGGGCACCGCGACCTGAGGCGGCCGGGCCGGGACCGCGCCGGGGACACGGGGTCCGTCAGGTCGGATCTCGGAGAAAGGGGCTGGTCAACCGGGCCGCGGGCGGTCACCATGGCCGCATGCTGAGCACTCTCGCCGCCTTCCTCGGCGCCTGCACCCTGATCGCCGCCTCGCCGGGACCGAGCACCGTGCTGATCATCAAACGGTCCCTGGGCAGCAGGCGGTCCGGGTTCCTGACCGTGCTCGGCAACGAGACGGGCGTCTTCCTGTGGGGCGCCGTCGCCGCGTTCGGCCTCACCGCGCTGCTCGCCGCCTCCGAGATGGCGTACGACGTCATGCGGATCGTCGGCGCCGTGGTGCTCGTCGGCTTCGGTGTCCAGACGCTGTGGCAGGCACGCCGTACCAAGGAGGGTGCCGACGGAGGCTGGGAGGGCGCGGAGAGGAGCGACTGGGCGTCCTACCGGGGCGGGCTGCTGCTCAACCTCGCCAACCCCAAGGCCGCCGTCTTCGCGATGTCCTTCCTGCCGCAGTTCGTGCCCGAGGGCGCCCCGCACCTGCCCGCCATGCTCGGCCTCGCCGCGCTCTGGGCGGTCTACGAGGTGGGCTACTACGGCGTCTACGTGTGGTTCGTCGGCCGGATGAAGGCGGTGCTGTCCCGGACGGGCGTGCGCCGGCGTCTGGAACAGGTCTCCGGGGGCGTCCTGCTGCTCCTGGGAGCCCGTCTCGCCCTGGAGGGCTGACCCGCTCCGGTGCGACCGGCTCGCGCGCGCCCCACCGGAGAGG
Proteins encoded:
- a CDS encoding LysE family translocator, with the protein product MLSTLAAFLGACTLIAASPGPSTVLIIKRSLGSRRSGFLTVLGNETGVFLWGAVAAFGLTALLAASEMAYDVMRIVGAVVLVGFGVQTLWQARRTKEGADGGWEGAERSDWASYRGGLLLNLANPKAAVFAMSFLPQFVPEGAPHLPAMLGLAALWAVYEVGYYGVYVWFVGRMKAVLSRTGVRRRLEQVSGGVLLLLGARLALEG
- a CDS encoding PDZ domain-containing protein, coding for MEQAALRPKPMPGRDPGGGARSSRGARRPREERRRGRRLVTLSAGVFAGAVLVLSGVGIGAVGATVVGAGGLAELRERAGAIGAAVGAAGPAREPSAGAAAPGPGADGAHLAAGSGAPTSAGSPAPGPGGTGVSPPTGSEREPVRGTLGVEAVDAPAGPGALIVGVHVPGPGCTAGLVRGDVLLALDGTRITSAADLARAVADAAPGREVTLRVRHANGGRGRLTAVPGTAT